The genomic stretch AAATTCAGAACCACAATAATCCCGAATTGAATAGGGTCAATACCCGCATTCAATATAGTCGGCATGAAAATCGGAATGACAATCAGTGTTGCAGTATTACTATCGAGAAACATTCCTACAACGATAAGTATCAGATTAATAATTAGTAATAGGACTAACGGATTATCAATGAATGGAGCCATCGCCGACTTGAAAAGCATTGGCATTCTTTCGATGGTCATGATCCATCCGAATAACATCGCAAAGGCCATTATTATACATATTGCAGAGGTTTGAAGAATAGTCGTATTCGCTGCTTCTTTTATGTGCGAAAAAGTCATATCTCTGTAGATAAATTTTCCTATAAACAAAATATAAGCTAATACAACACTGGCGGCTTCTGTTGGTGTAAAGAAACCGGATAACATACCGCCGATTAGCAGAATGGGTGCTATCAGGGCGGGAAATGCCGGAACAAGGCCTGAAAAAAACTCTTGAATTGATGGGAACCGGTCTCTCCTGGGATATTTCCTTTTTACGGCAATCAAACCGGTAAAAACCATCATGAAAACTACTGCAATTATAGCAGGAATAATTCCGGCAAGTAATAAACGCACAATTGAGGTGCCGGTTATTGCTCCAAAGAGCACCAGTGGAATGCTTGGAGGAAATATTGGTCCGACAGTTGATGTTGCAATAGTAACTGCAGCAGAAAAGGGTTTCGGAAACCCTTTTTCCGTCATTGCGGTTATTTCCATCTGCCCGAGACCACCGACGTCAGCTAGAGCCGCTCCCGACATTCCAGAGAATACAAGACTCGCGAGAATATTCACCTGGGCAAGCCCGCCTGGAAATCTGCCTACAGCAGTATCTGCGAAATGAAAAAGTCGCCGGGTTATTCCAGAAGTATTCATCAAATTTCCGGAAAAGATAAAGACCGGAATAGCTAAGATTGTAAATGAATCCAGTGCATAGAGGTAACGACTGAAAATCAATTCGACAGGGAATCCATTCAATAATACATAAATTGTGCTAGGCAATCCTATAGCAAGAATAATAGGGCATCCTGCCAGGAACAGTAAAAAGAATGAAATAATCATTAATAGTGCAACCATAGATATTTTCTCCGATTCCTGAATTCCCTGAACATTGAGTTACTTTACTCAGACAAATTTTTGAATAGTTTCCTTAAATATGAAACAGTCATAAGAAAAATACCGATCACAGCAGGCAGGGATAGCACTATAAAAGGTATACCAAGTGAAGCAGTCCTGGTGTGTGCATTCCCGATTATCGTTGCGACGCCGGAAACAGTCGTGATCGCAAATACTATGACGCACAAGAAATATATAATCGTATCAACAACTCTCCTTAATTTTGGATTGAGAAGTGAAATAAGTGAATCAAACCTTATGTGACTGTCAGATTGTGCAACATAGGAGAGGGACAAAAAAACCATTGAGACAAACAAATATCGTTCCATCTCCTCGGCTCCGTATAATGGCCTGCTGATCAGCCTGCAAAATACATGTATCAATACCAAAAAAGTAATTGAGAACAGTAAAATATAACTTATGATCCTATCTATTCTCGGGAATGATTTATTACTTTTACCAGGCACATTCTCCCTCCATATTCTCTGTAGCCTTTGGGGCCTGAAAGCTTATTAACTGCCGTTCGGCCAAAATATTTCTTTCATTTCAATCCCCCTAGACACGCCTCACCCATCCGGTCAGGAGACGGAATAACCGCTCCTGACCGTAAAATAAATTTTCAGTGGACTGATCTTCCGTTATGGTATTGCCTGTATTTCCTTTATAAGGCCTGCCCATTGCGGATAATCGGCATTAACTTGCTTCAGTACATCTGTAACAAACTTATCAATCTGTAGACCATTTTCTGATGTTATAAATGTGACACCTTCGGCTTCAAGCAACTCTTTATATTCATCATCTGAATCAAGCGTCCATTTAACCGACTCCTCGCCCAAATTAACCGCGATCTTTTCGATAATTTCACGGTCTTCCTGAGGAATCTTCATCCAGCTCTTCTCATTTACAAAACAGGTTTGTATTGCCTGCATATGGTTCGTCATCATTATATAGTCTTGTACTTCATACAATTTCCCGCTGTATATATTATTCAACGGGTTCTCCTGGCCTTCTACCACTCCGGTCGCCAGGGCGGTTGCAAGTTCAGCCCATTGGACAGGAGTCGGGACAGCGCCCATTCCTTTAATCATTGTCATCCATATTGGCAGTGGTACGCCCCGGATCTTTTTTCCTGAGAGATCGGCTGGTGAGTAAACTGGGAAGTTGGCTGTTAATTGCCTTGCTCCTCTGTAACAGTTGGCGAAAATACGGATTCCGGCTGTATCAATTAGTTCCTGGTTTAATTCCCGCATAACCGGTGATGTATAGGGGTCTGTAACTCTCATCGAATGGGCTGCATCTTTATAAATAAATGGAGCGTTAAAAACTGCAAGATTTTCAACAAATCCCGCCAACGAGGCAAAATCATGCATAGCCATGT from Marispirochaeta aestuarii encodes the following:
- a CDS encoding TRAP transporter large permease; this encodes MVALLMIISFFLLFLAGCPIILAIGLPSTIYVLLNGFPVELIFSRYLYALDSFTILAIPVFIFSGNLMNTSGITRRLFHFADTAVGRFPGGLAQVNILASLVFSGMSGAALADVGGLGQMEITAMTEKGFPKPFSAAVTIATSTVGPIFPPSIPLVLFGAITGTSIVRLLLAGIIPAIIAVVFMMVFTGLIAVKRKYPRRDRFPSIQEFFSGLVPAFPALIAPILLIGGMLSGFFTPTEAASVVLAYILFIGKFIYRDMTFSHIKEAANTTILQTSAICIIMAFAMLFGWIMTIERMPMLFKSAMAPFIDNPLVLLLIINLILIVVGMFLDSNTATLIVIPIFMPTILNAGIDPIQFGIIVVLNLMIGLMTPPMGLSLLMVSEMVKVPIGRIFKEALWYFIPLFVTLAIVTFIPIVSLWIPGFLN
- a CDS encoding TRAP transporter small permease, which codes for MPGKSNKSFPRIDRIISYILLFSITFLVLIHVFCRLISRPLYGAEEMERYLFVSMVFLSLSYVAQSDSHIRFDSLISLLNPKLRRVVDTIIYFLCVIVFAITTVSGVATIIGNAHTRTASLGIPFIVLSLPAVIGIFLMTVSYLRKLFKNLSE
- a CDS encoding TRAP transporter substrate-binding protein, translating into MERYLTLIFLITVIIVTPIFAGGGQDNTANEPVELRWAHLGVEGEILTIFADEFAKRVEEQTNGRVKIEVYGNAALGNIEETINSVKNGTIDMAMHDFASLAGFVENLAVFNAPFIYKDAAHSMRVTDPYTSPVMRELNQELIDTAGIRIFANCYRGARQLTANFPVYSPADLSGKKIRGVPLPIWMTMIKGMGAVPTPVQWAELATALATGVVEGQENPLNNIYSGKLYEVQDYIMMTNHMQAIQTCFVNEKSWMKIPQEDREIIEKIAVNLGEESVKWTLDSDDEYKELLEAEGVTFITSENGLQIDKFVTDVLKQVNADYPQWAGLIKEIQAIP